In Burkholderia sp. WP9, a genomic segment contains:
- the rpoC gene encoding DNA-directed RNA polymerase subunit beta', whose protein sequence is MKALLDLFKQVQQPEVFDAIKIGLASPDKIRSWSFGEVKKPETINYRTFKPERDGLFCAKIFGPIKDYECLCGKYKRLKHRGVICEKCGVEVTLAKVRRERMGHIELASPVAHIWFLKSLPSRLGMVLDMTLRDIERVLYFEAYVVIDPGMTPLKARQIMTEEDYYNKVEEYGDEFRAEMGAEGVRELLRAINIDEQVEMLRTELKNTGSEAKIKKYAKRLKVLEAFQRSGIKPDWMVLEVLPVLPPELRPLVPLDGGRFATSDLNDLYRRVINRNNRLKRLLELKAPEIIVRNEKRMLQEAVDSLLDNGRRGKAMTGANKRPLKSLADMIKGKGGRFRQNLLGKRVDYSGRSVIVVGPTLKLHQCGLPKLMALELFKPFIFNKLEVMGVATTIKAAKKEVENQTPVVWDILEEVIREHPVMLNRAPTLHRLGIQAFEPVLIEGKAIQLHPLVCAAFNADFDGDQMAVHVPLSLEAQMEARTLMLASNNVLFPANGDPSIVPSQDIVLGLYYATREAVNAKGEGLTFTGVSEALRAYENKEVELASRVNVRITEMVHNEDKSEGAPAFVPKITLYPTTVGRAILSEILPPGLPFSVLNKPLKKKEISRLINTAFRKCGLRETVIFADQLMQSGFRLATRAGISICVDDMLVPPQKETIVGDAAKKVKEYDRQYMSGLVTSQERYNNVVDIWSATSEAVGKAMMEQLSTEPVTDRDGNETRQESFNSIYMMADSGARGSAVQIRQLAGMRGLMAKPDGSIIETPITANFREGLNVLQYFISTHGARKGLADTALKTANSGYLTRRLVDVTQDLVVVEDDCGTSNGVAMKALVEGGEVVEALRDRILGRVTVADVVNPESQETLYETGTLLDEDAVEEIERLGIDEVRVRTPLTCETRYGLCAACYGRDLGRGSSVNVGEAVGVIAAQSIGEPGTQLTMRTFHIGGAASRAAVASSVEAKSNGTVRFTATMRYVTNAKGEQIVISRSGEAMITDDHGRERERHKVPYGATLLQLDGAQIKAGTQLATWDPMTRPIITEWGGTVKFENVEEGVTVAKQIDDVTGLSTLVVIDVKRRGSQASKTVRPQVKLLDANGEEVKIPNTEHSVQIGFQVGALITVKDGQQVQVGEVLARIPVESQKTRDITGGLPRVAELFEARSPKDAGILAEVTGTTSFGKDTKGKQRLVITDLEGNQHEFLIAKEKQVLVHDGQVVNKGEMIVDGPADPHDILRLQGIEALSRYIVDEVQDVYRLQGVKINDKHIEVIVRQMLRRVQITDNGDTRFIPGEQVERSDMLDENDRMIAEDKRPATYENVLLGITKASLSTDSFISAASFQETTRVLTEAAIMGKRDDLRGLKENVIVGRLIPAGTGLAFHKARKSKELSDRERFDQIAAEESFEFGTPETPAAEQQHSGE, encoded by the coding sequence ATGAAAGCTCTGCTCGATCTATTCAAGCAAGTCCAACAGCCTGAAGTTTTTGACGCGATCAAGATCGGTCTGGCTTCGCCGGACAAGATCCGTTCGTGGTCGTTCGGTGAAGTGAAGAAGCCGGAAACCATCAACTACCGGACGTTCAAGCCGGAACGCGATGGTTTGTTCTGCGCGAAGATCTTCGGGCCGATCAAAGACTACGAATGCCTTTGCGGCAAGTACAAGCGCCTGAAGCATCGTGGCGTGATCTGCGAGAAGTGCGGCGTTGAAGTGACGCTGGCGAAAGTGCGTCGCGAACGCATGGGCCACATCGAACTGGCCTCGCCGGTTGCGCACATCTGGTTTTTGAAGTCGCTGCCGTCGCGTCTGGGCATGGTGCTCGACATGACGCTGCGCGACATCGAACGCGTGCTGTATTTCGAAGCATATGTGGTGATCGATCCGGGCATGACGCCGCTGAAAGCGCGGCAGATCATGACGGAAGAGGATTACTACAACAAGGTCGAAGAATACGGTGACGAATTCCGTGCCGAGATGGGCGCGGAAGGCGTGCGCGAACTGCTGCGCGCGATCAACATCGACGAACAGGTCGAGATGCTCCGCACTGAACTCAAGAACACGGGTTCGGAAGCGAAGATCAAGAAGTACGCAAAGCGCCTGAAGGTGCTCGAGGCTTTCCAGCGTTCGGGCATCAAGCCTGACTGGATGGTGCTCGAAGTGCTGCCGGTGCTGCCGCCGGAACTGCGTCCGCTGGTGCCGCTGGACGGCGGCCGCTTCGCGACGTCGGACCTGAACGACCTGTATCGCCGCGTGATCAACCGTAACAACCGGTTGAAGCGTCTGCTCGAACTGAAGGCGCCTGAAATCATCGTCCGCAACGAAAAGCGGATGCTGCAGGAAGCCGTCGATTCGCTGCTCGACAACGGTCGTCGCGGTAAGGCCATGACCGGCGCGAACAAGCGTCCGTTGAAGTCGCTCGCTGACATGATCAAGGGTAAGGGCGGTCGTTTCCGTCAGAACTTGCTCGGTAAGCGCGTTGACTACTCAGGCCGTTCGGTGATCGTGGTCGGCCCGACGCTCAAGCTGCATCAGTGCGGTCTGCCGAAGCTGATGGCGCTCGAACTGTTCAAGCCGTTCATCTTCAACAAGCTCGAAGTGATGGGTGTCGCTACCACCATCAAGGCTGCGAAGAAGGAAGTCGAGAACCAGACGCCGGTGGTGTGGGACATTCTCGAAGAAGTCATTCGCGAACATCCGGTCATGCTGAACCGTGCGCCGACGCTGCACCGTCTTGGCATTCAGGCTTTCGAGCCGGTGCTGATCGAAGGTAAGGCAATCCAGCTGCACCCGCTCGTTTGCGCGGCGTTCAACGCCGACTTCGACGGTGACCAGATGGCTGTTCACGTGCCGCTGTCGCTGGAAGCGCAGATGGAAGCGCGCACGCTGATGCTGGCGTCGAACAACGTCCTGTTCCCGGCCAACGGCGATCCGTCGATCGTGCCGTCGCAGGATATCGTGCTCGGTTTGTACTACGCGACCCGTGAAGCCGTGAATGCTAAGGGCGAAGGCCTGACGTTCACCGGCGTTTCGGAAGCGCTGCGTGCCTACGAGAACAAGGAAGTCGAGCTCGCCTCGCGCGTCAACGTGCGGATCACCGAAATGGTCCACAACGAAGACAAGTCGGAAGGTGCGCCGGCGTTCGTGCCGAAGATCACGCTTTACCCGACCACCGTCGGCCGTGCAATCCTGTCGGAAATTCTTCCGCCGGGCCTGCCGTTCTCGGTGCTCAACAAGCCGCTGAAGAAGAAGGAAATCTCGCGCCTCATCAACACCGCGTTCCGCAAATGCGGTCTGCGTGAAACGGTGATTTTCGCCGACCAGTTGATGCAGTCGGGTTTCCGTCTGGCAACGCGCGCTGGTATCTCGATCTGCGTCGACGACATGCTCGTGCCGCCGCAGAAGGAAACCATCGTCGGCGACGCCGCGAAGAAGGTGAAGGAATACGACCGTCAGTACATGTCGGGTCTCGTCACGTCGCAAGAGCGCTACAACAACGTGGTCGACATCTGGTCGGCAACGTCGGAAGCGGTCGGCAAGGCGATGATGGAACAGCTGTCGACGGAACCGGTCACGGATCGCGACGGCAACGAAACGCGTCAGGAATCGTTCAACTCGATTTACATGATGGCGGACTCGGGTGCTCGTGGTTCCGCGGTTCAGATTCGTCAGCTGGCCGGTATGCGTGGCCTGATGGCGAAGCCGGACGGCTCGATCATCGAGACGCCGATTACGGCGAACTTCCGTGAAGGCCTGAACGTGTTGCAGTACTTCATCTCGACCCACGGCGCACGTAAGGGTCTGGCTGATACGGCACTGAAGACGGCAAACTCGGGTTACCTGACGCGTCGTCTGGTCGACGTGACGCAGGATCTGGTGGTGGTCGAGGACGATTGCGGTACGTCCAACGGCGTCGCCATGAAGGCGTTGGTCGAAGGCGGTGAAGTCGTCGAAGCGCTGCGTGACCGTATTCTCGGTCGCGTGACGGTGGCTGACGTCGTCAATCCGGAATCGCAGGAAACGCTGTACGAAACGGGCACGCTGCTCGACGAAGACGCGGTCGAAGAAATCGAACGCCTCGGCATCGACGAAGTGCGCGTGCGTACGCCGCTGACTTGCGAAACGCGTTACGGTCTGTGCGCAGCCTGCTACGGCCGCGACCTGGGCCGCGGCTCGTCGGTCAACGTCGGCGAAGCAGTTGGCGTGATCGCTGCGCAGTCGATCGGCGAACCGGGCACGCAGCTTACGATGCGTACGTTCCACATCGGTGGTGCGGCATCGCGTGCGGCAGTGGCTTCGTCGGTTGAAGCGAAGTCGAACGGTACGGTGCGTTTCACGGCAACGATGCGTTACGTCACCAACGCGAAGGGCGAGCAGATCGTCATCTCGCGTTCGGGCGAAGCCATGATCACCGACGACCACGGTCGCGAGCGCGAACGTCACAAGGTGCCGTACGGCGCGACGCTGTTGCAACTGGACGGCGCGCAGATCAAGGCCGGCACGCAACTGGCAACGTGGGATCCGATGACGCGTCCGATCATCACCGAGTGGGGCGGTACGGTGAAGTTCGAAAACGTCGAAGAAGGCGTGACGGTTGCCAAGCAGATCGACGATGTGACGGGTCTGTCCACGCTGGTCGTGATCGACGTGAAGCGTCGTGGTTCGCAAGCTTCGAAGACGGTGCGTCCGCAGGTCAAGCTGCTCGACGCGAACGGCGAAGAAGTCAAGATCCCGAACACCGAGCACTCGGTGCAGATCGGCTTCCAGGTCGGCGCTCTGATCACCGTGAAGGATGGTCAGCAAGTGCAGGTCGGTGAAGTGCTGGCACGTATCCCGGTTGAATCGCAGAAGACGCGTGACATTACCGGTGGTCTGCCGCGTGTGGCTGAACTGTTCGAAGCACGTTCGCCTAAGGACGCGGGTATCCTGGCGGAAGTCACGGGTACGACGTCGTTCGGTAAGGACACGAAGGGCAAGCAGCGTCTCGTTATCACGGACCTCGAAGGCAATCAGCACGAGTTCCTGATCGCGAAGGAAAAGCAGGTTCTCGTGCACGATGGTCAGGTCGTCAACAAGGGCGAAATGATTGTCGACGGTCCTGCCGATCCGCACGACATCTTGCGTCTGCAAGGTATCGAAGCGCTGTCGCGTTACATCGTGGACGAAGTGCAGGACGTGTACCGTCTGCAAGGCGTGAAGATCAACGACAAGCACATTGAAGTGATTGTTCGTCAGATGCTGCGCCGCGTGCAGATTA